One Pyxicephalus adspersus chromosome 3, UCB_Pads_2.0, whole genome shotgun sequence genomic window carries:
- the RNF222 gene encoding RING finger protein 222 isoform X1 — MFISKMRQRRAMSNDDSPKEINANECPVCYERLQNPSISERRLSCGHSFCHDCLVKYLMTAKKEGSIKKNIICPLCRYVTFLSSRGLILPPRTGELNQILEVPVTPSCINHSSLFGNPNTLIIPITETNEADSPQLSRCTCLGDNLESVNHAYGSQVFVISDQGQPMYNEDVSTPTLTPHVDARVNCCRSPSIIMVLLLIFLVAVLAAVLPWILLVKKM; from the exons ATGTTTATTAGTAAGATGAG GCAGAGGAGAGCCATGTCCAATGATGACAGCCCCAAAGAGATCAATGCCAACGAGTGCCCTGTCTGCTATGAACGCCTCCAAAACCCAAGTATATCAGAGCGGAGGTTGAGCTGCGGCCATTCCTTCTGCCATGACTGTTTGGTGAAGTATCTCATGACCGCCAAGAAGGAGGGCTccataaaaaagaacataatttgtCCTCTGTGCCGCTATGTGACATTTCTAAGCAGCAGAGGTCTTATTCTACCTCCAAGGACAGGAGAACTCAACCAGATCCTGGAGGTCCCCGTCACTCCATCATGCATAAATCACTCTTCACTTTTTGGAAACCCCAACACTTTGATCATCCCCATCACAGAGACAAACGAGGCGGACAGCCCCCAGCTTTCCAGATGTACGTGCCTTGGAGACAACCTTGAGTCGGTAAACCATGCCTATGGTTCCCAAGTCTTTGTCATCAGCGATCAAGGACAACCAATGTATAACGAAGACGTAAGCACCCCTACATTAACCCCACATGTAGATGCAAGGGTCAACTGCTGTCGGTCACCATCTATAATCATGGTCCTGTTACTAATATTTCTTGTGGCTGTCTTAGCTGCAGTACTGCCATGGATACTCTTGgtcaaaaaaatgtga
- the RNF222 gene encoding RING finger protein 222 isoform X2, with amino-acid sequence MSNDDSPKEINANECPVCYERLQNPSISERRLSCGHSFCHDCLVKYLMTAKKEGSIKKNIICPLCRYVTFLSSRGLILPPRTGELNQILEVPVTPSCINHSSLFGNPNTLIIPITETNEADSPQLSRCTCLGDNLESVNHAYGSQVFVISDQGQPMYNEDVSTPTLTPHVDARVNCCRSPSIIMVLLLIFLVAVLAAVLPWILLVKKM; translated from the coding sequence ATGTCCAATGATGACAGCCCCAAAGAGATCAATGCCAACGAGTGCCCTGTCTGCTATGAACGCCTCCAAAACCCAAGTATATCAGAGCGGAGGTTGAGCTGCGGCCATTCCTTCTGCCATGACTGTTTGGTGAAGTATCTCATGACCGCCAAGAAGGAGGGCTccataaaaaagaacataatttgtCCTCTGTGCCGCTATGTGACATTTCTAAGCAGCAGAGGTCTTATTCTACCTCCAAGGACAGGAGAACTCAACCAGATCCTGGAGGTCCCCGTCACTCCATCATGCATAAATCACTCTTCACTTTTTGGAAACCCCAACACTTTGATCATCCCCATCACAGAGACAAACGAGGCGGACAGCCCCCAGCTTTCCAGATGTACGTGCCTTGGAGACAACCTTGAGTCGGTAAACCATGCCTATGGTTCCCAAGTCTTTGTCATCAGCGATCAAGGACAACCAATGTATAACGAAGACGTAAGCACCCCTACATTAACCCCACATGTAGATGCAAGGGTCAACTGCTGTCGGTCACCATCTATAATCATGGTCCTGTTACTAATATTTCTTGTGGCTGTCTTAGCTGCAGTACTGCCATGGATACTCTTGgtcaaaaaaatgtga